Proteins encoded in a region of the Solanum dulcamara chromosome 9, daSolDulc1.2, whole genome shotgun sequence genome:
- the LOC129903745 gene encoding uncharacterized protein LOC129903745 encodes MADQLKNVSSPVANDRLVLQLVSGLTEPYQGVATLIRQRDPLPQFYQARSMLTHEEAGRAKKAAQSSSAALVARSSEGPPDVPDNSSSNRNTNGGKKNHN; translated from the coding sequence ATGGCGGATCAACTCAAGAATGTCAGCTCCCCGGTCGCTAACGATCGACTAGTTCTTCAACTGGTCTCTGGCCTTACCGAGCCCTACCAAGGTGTGGCCACTCTTATTCGCCAACGTGACCCTTTGCCTCAATTTTATCAAGCCCGTTCGATGCTCACTCATGAGGAGGCTGGCCGTGCTAAGAAAGCGGCCCAAAGCTCCTCCGCTGCCTTAGTTGCTCGCTCGTCCGAGGGTCCTCCTGATGTTCCTGATAATTCCTCTTCCAACCGCAATACTAATGGTGGGAAGAAAAACCACAACTGA
- the LOC129903743 gene encoding uncharacterized protein LOC129903743 — protein MKAYLKALSLWETIESEDDPPPLGPNPTVAQMKIYEDSKSRKPKALTCLHSALSDVIFTRIMAYETPKEAWEKLKEEFDGSDRVKAVKLLTLKREFEMLRMKEGDAVKEYSAKLVEIVNKIRLFSETFPDSKVVEKLMISLPARFESKISAIEESCDLKTLSVAELISKLQAQEQRSSIRDGEVAEVAFQAQHKPKQPVKDNRRMEGDKVAKGKPWRNLQRKGSFHLAATVKEPIIKKKTTGSKESHPFSVDSANFVEESEKEEESLFMASHEENTSKESTWFIDSGCTSHMSHNELVFHTLDKSFKAKVRTGNGETVNAHGKGSVAFQTIQDSLIVKVEMVDKSFPLDGKFDSANFASMDESWLWHKRYGHFNYSTLKSMYEKGLTKELPEISLSKEVCEACQMGKKFKTFVERQSGCKLKSLRSGNGGEYTSNEFNKYCEDMGIDHKLTISYSPEQNGVSERKNMTVVEMARCLLLEKKLLQSFWAEAVYTSVYLLNRLPTKAVDKKTPIEAWSGTKPSAKHLKIFGSICYSHVPSVKRSKLEPKGELGMFICYSSQAKGYRVFRLQTKSISIIRDVVVDEHAYWNWDKEQIEKDNVDFQNLRPLPELASIAVTVFLMVCSVYEQHHESYCAG, from the exons ATGAAGGCTTATCTCAAAGCTCTTAGTCTATGGGAAACAATAGAAAGTGAAGATGATCCTCCTCCACTTGGACCAAATCCAACAGTTGCACAAATGAAGATTTATGAAGATTCAAAGTCAAGGAAACCAAAGGCTCTCACATGTCTTCATTCAGCACTTTCAGATGTGATTTTCACAAGAATAATGGCTTATGAAACACCCAAAGAAGCATGGGAAAAGCTAAAAGAGGAGTTCGATGGAAGTGACAGAGTGAAGGCTGTCAAACTCTTAACTCtcaaaagagaatttgagatgCTAAGGATGAAAGAGGGAGATGCTGTGAAAGAGTATTCTGCCAAACTTGTGGAAATTGTAAACAAAATAAGGTTGTTTAGTGAAACCTTTCCAGATTCAAAGGTGGTGGAGAAGTTGATGATAAGCTTACCAGCAAGGTTCGAGTCCAAGATTTCAGCAATAGAGGAATCATGTGATTTGAAGACTTTATCGGTTGCAGAACTGATCAGCAAGTTGCAAGCCCAAGAACAAAGATCAAGTATAAGAGATGGAGAAGTAGCAGAAGTGGCATTTCAGGCACAACATAAACCCAAGCAGCCTGTGAAGGACAATAGAAGGATGGAAGGAGATAAAGTAGCAAAGGGAAAACCATGGAGGAATCTTCAAAGAAAGGGAAGTTTCCACCTTGCAGCCACTGTAAAAGAACCAATCATCAAGAAAAAGACTACTGGTTCAAAGGAAAGCCATCCATTCAGTGTAGATTCT GCAAATTTTGTTGAAGAGTcggaaaaggaagaagaaagcttGTTTATGGCTTCTCACGAAGAAAACACAAGCAAAGAATCCACATGGTTCATAGACAGTGGATGTACGAGTCATATGTCGCACAATGAGCTCGTGTTTCACACACTTGACAAGTCGTTCAAAGCTAAAGTTAGGACGGGAAATGGTGAAACAGTCAATGCACATGGAAAGGGTTCAGTTGCCTTTCAAACTATACAAG ATAGTTTGATTGTTAAAGTAGAAATGGTGGATAAATCTTTTCCTTTAGATGGGAAGTTTGATAGTGCAAATTTTGCAAGTATGGATGAGTCATGGTTGTGGCACAAAAGATATGGGCATTTTAACTATTCTACTTTAAAGTCTATGTATGAGAAAGGCTTGACTAAAGAGTTGCCTGAGATCTCACTATCTAAAGAAGTTTGTGAGGCATGTCAGATGGGTAAG aaatttaaaactTTTGTCGAAAGACAAAGTGGCTGTAAGCTGAAGTCTTTGAGATCGGGCAATGGTGGTGAATACACTTCAAATGAGTTCAATAAGTATTGTGAAGATATGGGGATTGATCACAAGTTGACAATAAGTTATTCACCCGAACAAAATGGAGTCTCGGAGAGGAAGAACATGACTGTTGTTGAAATGGCTAGATGTTTGTTGCTTGAAAAGAAACTACTGCAAAGTTTTTGGGCAGAAGCTGTTTATACTTCAGTATATCTGTTAAATAGGCTGCCAACTAAAGCTGTGGATAAAAAAACTCCTATTGAAGCTTGGAGTGGAACAAAACCATCTGCCAAGCACTTAAAAATCTTTGGTTCGATTTGCTATTCTCATGTTCCTTCAGTCAAAAGAAGCAAACTTGAACCGAAAGGTGAATTGGGGATGTTTATTTGTTATTCATCGCAAGCCAAAGGTTATAGAGTTTTCAGATTGCAAACAAAAAGTATTTCCATCATAAGAGATGTCGTAGTAGATGAGCATGCTTATTGGAACTGGGATAAGGAGCAAATTGAGAAAGATAATGTAGATTTTCAGAACTTGCGTCCGCTGCCTGAACTTGCGTCCATAGCTGTAACAGTCTTTCTCATGGTATGCTCAGTGTATGAACAGCATCACGAATCGTACTGTGCCGGTTGA